One bacterium BMS3Abin14 DNA segment encodes these proteins:
- the cheA_2 gene encoding chemotaxis protein CheA, with the protein MEEFAQVLMETFKEEAAELMAELESALLELEDSSEDMELVNRVFRALHTLKGNGAMFGFDGVSALSHHIESVYNLVREGTMPVTKELLDLTFTARDIITSMIQHPDDIDDEMEKISSDLAEMFQKLAGATTLGDHLEGASEEVKKRAGAASAGLRTYRIRFKPAPEIFLTGTNLAALLDELGSMGQCRPIAHLQDIPDLDGYDPETCYVRWDIILITSRPREEIRSVFIFLEDRCDLTIDIIDDGLIDSSAEEKRLGEILVERGDLNREDLEDVLKGRKPLGQELLDRNLVGEEDLRTSLMEQQVVRNARRRRQEDESVSSIRVASAKLDTLVDLVGELVTVQARLSQTADDRNDPELSSISEMVERLTWELRDGTFAIRMIPFGTTFSRFRRLVRDLSSEMKKEVELVTEGGETELDKTVIERLNDPLVHLIRNCVDHGIEPPDIRKTLGKPPAGKIYLSALHSGADVVIRISDDGSGLDEEAIKNRALKKGLAASNSELPRHELLSLIFSPGFSTATEVTSVSGRGVGLDVVNRSVEKLRGSIEIDSIPGQGTTFTIRLPLTLAIIEGLLVDIGDEKYVVPLSEVVECVELKAEDAAVNHGSDLAVVRGDLIPYIRLRETFKVAGERPRIEQIVLTAIHGNRIGFVVDRVIGEQQTVIKSLGKFYRSVDGISGATILGDGSVALILDVPRIMAKVESRSG; encoded by the coding sequence TGTTCGGGTTCGACGGTGTCTCAGCGCTTTCCCACCACATAGAGTCGGTTTACAACCTGGTGCGCGAAGGCACGATGCCCGTGACAAAAGAACTGCTCGATCTTACATTCACCGCCAGGGATATAATCACATCCATGATTCAGCATCCCGATGATATCGACGATGAGATGGAAAAGATTTCATCGGATCTGGCTGAGATGTTTCAGAAGTTGGCGGGGGCCACAACGCTGGGCGATCACCTGGAAGGGGCATCGGAGGAGGTCAAAAAACGCGCCGGGGCAGCCTCCGCCGGGTTGCGTACATACAGAATTCGGTTCAAGCCCGCACCAGAGATCTTTCTTACCGGAACCAACCTTGCGGCTCTCCTTGATGAACTTGGGTCCATGGGCCAATGCCGGCCGATTGCCCATCTCCAGGATATCCCGGATCTTGATGGGTACGATCCGGAAACCTGCTACGTCCGGTGGGATATCATCCTCATCACCTCCCGGCCAAGAGAGGAGATACGGTCCGTCTTTATCTTTCTGGAGGACCGCTGCGATCTTACTATTGACATCATCGATGATGGACTGATCGATTCATCTGCGGAAGAAAAACGCCTTGGAGAAATTCTTGTCGAAAGAGGAGATCTGAACCGGGAGGATCTGGAAGACGTTCTTAAGGGCCGCAAACCGCTCGGGCAGGAGCTCCTGGACAGGAATCTCGTGGGGGAGGAGGATCTGCGCACATCTCTTATGGAGCAGCAGGTCGTCAGGAACGCGCGGAGAAGGCGTCAGGAGGATGAATCCGTTTCGAGTATTCGCGTGGCGTCCGCCAAGCTCGACACCCTGGTTGACCTTGTGGGCGAACTGGTTACAGTCCAGGCCAGGCTCAGTCAGACTGCGGACGACAGGAACGATCCTGAACTCTCATCCATCTCCGAAATGGTTGAGCGTCTTACCTGGGAGCTTCGAGATGGCACCTTTGCCATCCGCATGATTCCTTTCGGCACGACCTTCAGCCGATTCAGGAGACTGGTCAGAGACCTGTCTTCTGAAATGAAAAAGGAGGTGGAACTGGTTACAGAGGGAGGGGAGACGGAACTGGACAAGACCGTTATTGAAAGGCTCAATGACCCCCTTGTCCATCTGATCAGAAACTGTGTGGACCACGGCATCGAACCCCCGGATATCCGGAAAACCCTGGGAAAGCCACCGGCCGGAAAGATCTATCTCTCTGCGTTGCATTCAGGGGCGGATGTCGTAATCAGGATCAGCGACGATGGAAGCGGACTGGACGAGGAGGCCATAAAGAACAGGGCGTTGAAGAAAGGACTCGCGGCGTCAAATTCCGAGCTGCCGCGCCATGAACTTCTTTCCCTGATCTTTTCACCGGGTTTTTCCACGGCCACGGAGGTTACCAGCGTGTCCGGAAGAGGCGTTGGCCTGGATGTGGTGAATCGGTCCGTCGAGAAATTGAGGGGATCCATCGAGATCGACAGCATCCCGGGACAGGGGACAACATTCACCATACGGCTTCCCCTGACCCTGGCCATCATCGAAGGGCTGCTGGTGGACATCGGAGATGAAAAGTATGTCGTGCCACTGTCGGAAGTGGTGGAGTGCGTGGAACTGAAGGCTGAGGATGCGGCCGTAAATCACGGAAGTGACCTGGCGGTCGTCAGGGGGGATCTTATCCCCTACATTCGGCTCAGGGAAACCTTCAAGGTGGCGGGGGAGAGGCCCAGGATCGAGCAGATCGTTCTCACTGCCATTCATGGGAATCGGATCGGATTCGTTGTAGACCGTGTCATTGGTGAACAGCAGACGGTTATCAAGTCTCTGGGTAAATTCTACCGCTCTGTGGATGGTATTTCAGGCGCCACCATTCTCGGAGACGGTTCTGTGGCCCTGATCCTGGACGTTCCGCGGATAATGGCCAAAGTGGAATCCAGGTCGGGTTGA